In a single window of the Phaeobacter sp. G2 genome:
- a CDS encoding amidase family protein has protein sequence MNTDDIWRLSATELSTRTRAGDVSAEAAVQASIDRMNAVNPGLNAVVEDLSSEALTRARELDKARTAGAAPGPLQGLPVTIKINVDQEGHATSNGVTALKDLIAPGDAPVVANLEKAGAVVIGRTNTPEFSFRADTDNPLFGRTHNPWGRHISPGGSSGGAGAAVMAGIGALAHGNDIGGSLRFPAAANGAVTVKPGLGRVPAWNPSQKAERGMLAQSMSVQGLITRSAADLHLAMPSLIAPDPRDPFHAPLPWRGAPLDGPIKVAFTRNTFGYDLHPEVNLALETARDALTDSGYVVEEVEPPNAFDAGRTGYRALMGEVYAMMKQDVDAAGSDTVRQIFEVYFQEFPPFAGTELLQMMAKRSHYAREWSLFMQDYPLVLTPFLPQPFFKPDRDTEGAEGVHEVLGCAVYSYAMNYLGLPAGCVPARLAPLASGPQPINVQIVARRWREDMAVDACIAIEQRVGRFSPHLWDLMA, from the coding sequence ATGAACACAGATGATATTTGGCGCCTGAGCGCCACCGAACTTTCCACCCGAACCCGCGCTGGCGATGTTTCCGCCGAAGCGGCGGTGCAGGCCTCGATTGACCGGATGAATGCGGTGAACCCCGGCCTGAACGCGGTGGTCGAAGACTTGAGCTCCGAGGCCCTGACCCGTGCCCGGGAACTCGATAAAGCCCGCACAGCCGGTGCGGCGCCGGGGCCGCTTCAGGGGCTGCCTGTCACCATCAAGATCAACGTCGATCAGGAAGGCCATGCCACCTCTAACGGGGTGACAGCCTTGAAAGACCTGATTGCCCCCGGGGATGCGCCCGTGGTCGCGAATCTGGAAAAAGCCGGCGCCGTGGTGATTGGCCGAACCAATACACCCGAGTTCTCCTTTCGCGCCGATACGGACAACCCGCTGTTTGGCCGCACCCATAACCCCTGGGGACGACATATTTCCCCCGGCGGCTCTTCTGGGGGGGCGGGTGCAGCAGTGATGGCAGGCATCGGCGCCCTGGCCCATGGCAACGATATCGGCGGCTCGCTGCGGTTTCCGGCGGCTGCCAATGGTGCGGTGACGGTTAAACCAGGTCTAGGACGTGTGCCCGCCTGGAACCCCAGCCAAAAGGCCGAACGCGGCATGCTGGCGCAGTCCATGTCGGTACAGGGGCTGATTACCCGCTCGGCTGCGGATCTGCATCTGGCGATGCCTTCGCTGATTGCACCAGATCCGCGCGACCCGTTTCATGCCCCCCTCCCCTGGCGTGGCGCGCCTCTAGACGGCCCGATCAAGGTTGCCTTTACCCGCAACACCTTTGGCTATGACCTGCACCCGGAGGTCAATCTGGCGCTGGAGACCGCGCGCGATGCGCTGACAGATTCCGGGTATGTCGTTGAAGAGGTCGAGCCCCCCAATGCCTTTGACGCCGGGCGCACCGGCTATCGGGCGCTGATGGGCGAAGTCTACGCAATGATGAAGCAGGATGTGGACGCCGCCGGATCCGATACCGTGCGACAGATCTTTGAGGTCTATTTCCAGGAGTTCCCGCCCTTTGCCGGCACCGAGCTGTTGCAGATGATGGCCAAGCGCAGCCACTATGCACGCGAATGGTCCCTGTTCATGCAGGACTATCCTCTGGTTCTCACGCCGTTTCTGCCGCAGCCGTTTTTCAAACCCGACCGCGATACTGAAGGTGCGGAAGGCGTGCATGAGGTTCTGGGCTGCGCCGTCTATTCCTATGCAATGAATTATCTCGGCCTGCCTGCGGGCTGCGTCCCTGCACGACTGGCACCACTGGCAAGCGGTCCCCAGCCGATCAATGTGCAGATCGTCGCCCGTCGCTGGCGCGAAGACATGGCGGTGGACGCCTGCATTGCGATCGAGCAGCGCGTTGGAAGGTTCAGTCCACACCTGTGGGATCTCATGGCCTAA
- a CDS encoding SDR family oxidoreductase, whose translation MKRALVVGGSSPIGQAVSSELAAMGMHVFVHANKNLDQAQTCVNNITANGGSAVALQLDILAPEAANQLEALAADGPIQVVVHCVGGQIDKPFAAMAFDDWKNVIDLNLTSFYSAVRPLIMPMLRSRWGRIIAMSSLTAVRGNRGQTNYAAAKGGFLPLMKSLTQEYGSRGITANVVAPGLIDTAETTNLSNYDELVKMTPARRAGTVAEVAALVGYLASDKAGFISGQQISIDGGCS comes from the coding sequence ATGAAGCGGGCCTTGGTGGTAGGCGGATCCAGCCCGATTGGGCAGGCCGTGAGCAGTGAGTTGGCGGCAATGGGGATGCATGTCTTTGTTCATGCGAACAAAAATCTGGATCAGGCGCAGACCTGCGTGAACAACATCACGGCAAATGGCGGCAGCGCCGTGGCTCTGCAGCTGGACATTCTGGCCCCCGAGGCCGCCAATCAGCTGGAGGCGCTTGCTGCGGATGGGCCGATACAGGTGGTGGTGCATTGCGTCGGTGGGCAAATCGACAAACCCTTTGCCGCGATGGCGTTTGACGACTGGAAAAATGTCATCGACCTCAATCTGACAAGCTTTTACTCTGCGGTGCGGCCCCTGATCATGCCAATGCTGCGCAGCAGATGGGGGCGCATTATTGCGATGTCTTCCCTCACGGCTGTGCGCGGCAATCGCGGCCAGACCAACTACGCCGCTGCAAAGGGCGGGTTCCTGCCCCTGATGAAATCCTTGACCCAGGAATACGGCTCGCGTGGCATCACCGCCAATGTGGTGGCCCCGGGGCTGATCGACACCGCCGAAACTACCAACCTCAGCAACTACGACGAATTGGTCAAAATGACGCCAGCACGCCGCGCCGGCACGGTCGCGGAAGTTGCCGCCCTCGTCGGCTATCTGGCCAGCGACAAGGCCGGGTTCATTTCCGGCCAGCAGATCAGCATTGATGGCGGCTGTTCCTAA
- a CDS encoding rhodanese-like domain-containing protein, whose product MAISLQEMMAEANAAVERIPVAQAQELIARGALLLDVRDAPELEAQGRATGSHHIPRGMLEFRADPASPFYDVALRADRPVVLHCASGGRAALAGKLLKDMGYDEVYNLGGFADWKEAGAPVEEPVDRGMGL is encoded by the coding sequence ATGGCAATTTCCTTGCAAGAGATGATGGCTGAAGCAAATGCGGCAGTGGAGCGCATTCCGGTGGCCCAGGCGCAGGAGTTGATCGCGCGAGGGGCTTTGTTGCTCGATGTGCGAGACGCCCCTGAATTGGAAGCGCAGGGACGCGCGACTGGATCGCATCATATTCCGCGTGGGATGTTGGAGTTTCGCGCCGATCCTGCCAGCCCCTTTTATGATGTGGCCCTGCGTGCGGATCGCCCTGTGGTACTGCATTGCGCCAGTGGTGGCCGTGCGGCCCTTGCGGGCAAGCTGCTGAAAGACATGGGGTACGACGAGGTCTACAACCTAGGTGGTTTTGCTGACTGGAAAGAGGCTGGGGCGCCGGTAGAGGAACCTGTCGATCGCGGCATGGGGCTTTGA
- the rimK gene encoding 30S ribosomal protein S6--L-glutamate ligase produces the protein MKIVMLARNPNLYSHKRLVEAAEARGHEIRIVDTLRCYMNIVSRRPEIYYNGEKLTGYDAVIPRIGASITFYGMAVLRQFEMMGVYPLNESVGIGRSRDKLRSMQLLARDGIGLPATTFAHDPKQTEEVLKVAGSAPLVIKLLEGTQGMGVVLADTDRSAKSVIEAFRATKTNILVQEFIKEAGGTDIRAIVIGGKVVAAMKRKGAEGEFRSNLHLGGTAEVIKLSPAERATAVGAAKSMGLNACGVDMLRSDNGPLVMEVNSSPGLEGVEKATGLDIAGKIIEFIEKSAKPGATKTKGKG, from the coding sequence ATGAAAATTGTCATGCTTGCCCGAAATCCGAATCTCTATTCCCATAAACGCCTGGTTGAAGCCGCCGAGGCCCGCGGCCATGAAATTCGAATTGTCGACACCCTGCGGTGCTACATGAACATCGTGTCGCGGCGTCCCGAAATCTATTACAACGGCGAAAAGCTGACAGGCTATGACGCGGTGATCCCTCGGATTGGCGCATCCATTACCTTCTATGGCATGGCAGTGTTGCGGCAGTTTGAAATGATGGGTGTCTATCCATTGAACGAAAGCGTCGGCATCGGCCGCTCACGTGACAAGCTGCGCTCAATGCAGCTGTTGGCGCGCGATGGTATCGGCCTGCCGGCAACCACATTTGCCCATGATCCCAAACAAACCGAAGAAGTTCTGAAAGTGGCAGGCAGTGCGCCCTTGGTCATCAAACTGCTGGAAGGCACCCAGGGCATGGGCGTGGTTTTGGCGGATACTGACCGCTCTGCCAAATCCGTGATCGAGGCCTTTCGGGCGACAAAAACAAATATCCTGGTACAGGAATTTATCAAAGAGGCCGGCGGCACCGATATCCGCGCGATTGTAATTGGCGGTAAGGTGGTGGCAGCGATGAAACGCAAAGGCGCCGAGGGCGAATTCCGCTCCAACCTTCATCTCGGGGGCACAGCTGAGGTGATCAAGCTGTCGCCTGCCGAACGTGCCACTGCGGTTGGCGCCGCCAAGTCGATGGGGTTGAATGCCTGTGGCGTTGATATGTTGCGCTCTGACAATGGGCCGCTGGTGATGGAAGTGAACTCCTCTCCCGGTCTGGAAGGTGTCGAAAAGGCAACCGGCCTTGATATCGCAGGCAAGATCATTGAGTTCATCGAGAAGAGCGCAAAGCCCGGTGCCACCAAGACAAAGGGCAAAGGCTAA
- a CDS encoding alpha/beta fold hydrolase: MLNYILHGTPTDKPPLLVAHGLYGSARNWGVICKRLADERQVVAVDLRNHGQSAWSDSHSYPEMAEDLAEVIAAHGGHMDVIGHSMGGKTAMMLALNHPEMVHRLIVADIAPVPYSHSQIQFIDAMRAVNFDQVERRGDVEQQLAKAGVEPALQSFFTQSLDIPNKGWRLNLDTLARHMPDIMSFPETEAQWQGSVLFLSGGNSDYVRREDRDVILARFPNARFAKIPGAGHWLHAEKPRAFEANARAFLNA, translated from the coding sequence ATGCTGAACTACATTCTACATGGTACCCCCACCGATAAACCTCCCTTGCTGGTTGCCCATGGTCTCTATGGATCTGCGCGCAATTGGGGGGTGATCTGCAAACGGCTCGCGGATGAGCGCCAGGTTGTTGCCGTTGATCTGCGCAACCACGGGCAAAGCGCCTGGAGCGACAGCCACAGTTATCCGGAAATGGCCGAAGACCTGGCCGAAGTCATCGCAGCGCACGGGGGCCATATGGATGTGATCGGCCACTCCATGGGCGGCAAAACCGCCATGATGCTGGCCCTCAACCACCCGGAAATGGTGCATCGCCTGATTGTCGCCGATATTGCGCCTGTGCCCTATAGCCACAGTCAAATTCAATTCATCGACGCAATGCGCGCAGTGAATTTTGACCAGGTGGAACGGCGCGGCGATGTTGAGCAACAATTGGCAAAAGCGGGTGTCGAACCCGCCCTGCAGAGCTTTTTCACCCAGTCCCTAGATATCCCCAACAAGGGATGGCGGCTCAACCTGGACACCCTGGCGCGGCATATGCCCGACATCATGTCTTTCCCTGAGACCGAGGCCCAATGGCAGGGATCTGTGCTCTTTCTGTCTGGTGGCAATTCGGACTATGTGCGGCGCGAAGACCGCGACGTCATCCTCGCCCGTTTCCCCAACGCCCGCTTTGCCAAGATCCCCGGGGCCGGTCATTGGCTCCATGCAGAAAAGCCGCGCGCCTTTGAGGCCAATGCCCGCGCCTTTCTCAACGCCTGA
- a CDS encoding beta-ketoacyl synthase chain length factor, giving the protein MTQTQIFVDAVSLIAPSKEHTEPLAKSLATASFTTFPESWKPSPESIPARARRRYSPQTLLAIQAAENIAPALAQDAAWVFGSAYGEGETLQLILEALRGPTMAIRPTRFQNSVHNAASGQWTIAQSIKTAATSICGADHTAGSSLLKALLQVQLEQRPVGVVLFDAPLPAPLDTSHFLTCPAGAGLALSSRQSPQSFASIAFSLAQRAETPPRTRYAQAALATLNPVFSILPLFEKLVERDAGDVTLGLNGGMNLNLEVTLL; this is encoded by the coding sequence ATGACCCAGACACAGATCTTTGTAGATGCCGTTTCGCTGATCGCGCCCTCAAAAGAGCATACCGAGCCCCTGGCGAAATCACTTGCGACCGCCAGTTTCACCACCTTCCCCGAAAGCTGGAAACCCAGCCCCGAAAGCATCCCTGCGCGCGCCCGTCGGCGCTATAGCCCGCAAACGCTTCTGGCGATACAGGCGGCGGAAAACATTGCCCCGGCACTGGCACAGGATGCCGCCTGGGTCTTTGGCTCCGCCTATGGAGAAGGCGAGACCCTACAGCTGATCCTGGAAGCGCTGCGCGGCCCGACCATGGCAATCCGACCCACACGGTTCCAGAACTCGGTGCATAATGCGGCCTCGGGCCAGTGGACCATTGCACAGAGCATCAAGACAGCCGCCACCAGCATATGTGGCGCCGATCATACCGCAGGATCCAGCCTGCTAAAGGCCCTGTTGCAGGTGCAGCTTGAACAGCGCCCTGTTGGGGTGGTGCTGTTTGATGCGCCGCTGCCTGCACCGCTTGATACATCACATTTCCTGACCTGCCCCGCTGGTGCCGGTCTGGCCCTGTCCAGCCGACAAAGCCCACAGTCCTTTGCCAGCATCGCCTTCTCGCTGGCACAACGGGCTGAAACACCACCCCGGACCAGATATGCCCAAGCAGCGCTTGCAACCTTGAACCCGGTGTTTTCCATCCTTCCCCTGTTTGAAAAACTAGTCGAAAGAGACGCAGGAGATGTTACTCTTGGGCTCAACGGTGGGATGAATTTAAACCTAGAGGTGACCCTGCTGTGA
- a CDS encoding serine hydroxymethyltransferase produces the protein MTATTRDPGFFTQSLSERDPELFGSITDELHRQRDEIELIASENIVSAAVMEAQGSVLTNKYAEGYPGRRYYGGCQHVDVAENLAIDRAKQLFGCEFANVQPNSGSQANQGVFQALIQPGDTILGMDLSAGGHLTHGARPNQSGKWFNAIHYGVREGDNLIDYDQIQALATEHLPKLIIAGGSAIPRQIDFAKFREIADSVGAYFMVDMAHIAGLIAAGEHPSPFPHAHVATTTTHKTLRGPRGGMIVTNDADIAKKVNSAIFPGIQGGPLMHVIAGKAVAFGEALRPEFKEYQKQVRANAVALADELIKGGLDIVTGGTDTHVMLVDLRPKGVTGNIVDKALGRAHITTNKNGIPFDPEKPMVTSGIRLGTPAGTTRGFGEAEFREIAQLIVEVVDGLAANGEEGNAEVEATVRGKVSALCAKFPLYPNL, from the coding sequence ATGACAGCGACCACCCGTGATCCCGGATTCTTCACTCAATCCCTCTCTGAGCGTGACCCAGAACTCTTTGGCTCAATCACCGACGAGCTGCACCGCCAGCGCGACGAAATCGAGCTGATTGCCTCCGAGAACATCGTTTCCGCTGCCGTAATGGAAGCGCAGGGCTCTGTGCTCACCAACAAATACGCCGAAGGTTACCCCGGTCGCCGCTATTATGGCGGCTGCCAGCACGTCGACGTTGCGGAAAACCTCGCCATTGACCGCGCCAAGCAGCTGTTTGGCTGTGAGTTTGCAAATGTGCAGCCCAATTCCGGTTCCCAGGCCAACCAGGGGGTGTTCCAGGCGCTGATCCAGCCCGGCGATACCATCCTTGGCATGGATTTGTCTGCTGGTGGTCACCTGACCCATGGTGCGCGCCCCAACCAATCGGGAAAATGGTTCAACGCCATTCACTACGGTGTGCGCGAAGGCGACAACCTGATCGACTATGATCAGATCCAGGCGCTGGCAACCGAGCATCTGCCCAAGCTGATCATTGCAGGCGGCTCTGCCATCCCACGTCAGATCGACTTTGCCAAGTTCCGCGAAATTGCTGATTCCGTTGGCGCCTATTTCATGGTCGACATGGCCCATATCGCCGGTCTGATTGCCGCTGGAGAGCACCCCTCGCCCTTCCCGCATGCCCATGTGGCAACCACCACCACCCATAAAACTCTGCGCGGCCCGCGCGGCGGCATGATCGTCACCAATGACGCGGATATCGCCAAAAAGGTCAACTCGGCGATCTTCCCCGGTATCCAGGGTGGCCCATTGATGCATGTGATCGCAGGTAAGGCTGTTGCCTTTGGCGAAGCGCTGCGCCCCGAGTTCAAAGAGTACCAGAAACAGGTTCGCGCCAACGCGGTCGCCCTGGCAGATGAGCTGATCAAAGGCGGGCTGGATATCGTCACCGGCGGCACCGACACCCATGTGATGCTGGTCGATCTGCGCCCCAAAGGCGTGACCGGCAACATCGTCGACAAGGCCCTGGGCCGCGCCCATATCACCACCAATAAAAACGGCATCCCCTTTGACCCGGAAAAGCCAATGGTGACCTCTGGTATCCGTCTTGGCACCCCTGCGGGCACCACCCGCGGTTTTGGTGAGGCTGAATTCCGCGAGATCGCTCAGCTGATCGTCGAAGTGGTCGATGGTCTGGCCGCCAATGGCGAAGAAGGCAATGCCGAGGTCGAGGCCACTGTCCGTGGCAAGGTCTCTGCGCTTTGCGCCAAATTCCCGCTCTACCCCAACCTCTAA
- a CDS encoding M14 family metallopeptidase encodes MPKRPAFEIGGEVVAAGSRQTIDLPVSSLSDHTPVMMSVHVVHGKLDGPTVFVSAGIHGDEVIGIEIVRRLLKSSALRGMRGTLIVVPIVNSFGFINKSRYLPDRRDLNRSFPGSEGGSLAARLANQFLTQIVSRADLGIDLHSAAIHRTNYPQVRVSPGETEIRKLADAFGAPIIMESTIREGSLRQAAQDLGTPVLLYEAGEGLRFDEVSVRAGQVGILRVLKSLSMISGRGVAASKGQPQFCTASKWLRAPMGGLFRSLKSDGELVHKGDLLGVVSDPFGELEREIEAPFSGIIVGRAVLPIVNEGDAVFHLARVRSVEQAEDAMDEHSTQLADDPMFDEDEII; translated from the coding sequence ATGCCCAAACGGCCTGCGTTCGAAATCGGCGGTGAAGTGGTGGCCGCGGGTAGCCGCCAGACCATTGATTTGCCGGTCAGTTCCTTGTCTGATCACACACCGGTCATGATGTCTGTGCATGTGGTCCATGGGAAACTAGACGGGCCCACGGTGTTTGTCAGCGCCGGTATCCACGGCGACGAAGTGATCGGCATCGAGATCGTGCGCCGCTTGCTCAAGTCCTCTGCTTTGCGCGGAATGCGCGGGACATTGATCGTGGTGCCGATTGTGAACTCATTTGGGTTTATCAACAAATCTCGCTACTTGCCCGACAGGCGGGATCTCAACCGATCCTTTCCCGGCAGCGAAGGCGGCTCGCTTGCTGCGCGACTGGCCAATCAGTTTTTGACCCAGATTGTGTCGCGGGCGGATCTCGGTATTGATTTGCATTCAGCCGCCATCCACCGCACCAACTACCCGCAGGTGCGGGTGTCACCGGGTGAAACCGAGATCCGTAAGCTGGCGGATGCCTTTGGGGCGCCAATCATCATGGAATCGACAATCCGCGAAGGGTCTTTGCGGCAGGCGGCCCAAGATCTGGGAACACCTGTTTTGCTCTATGAAGCTGGCGAAGGCTTGCGCTTTGACGAGGTGTCTGTGCGCGCTGGGCAGGTCGGAATTTTGCGGGTCTTGAAATCGCTCAGCATGATTTCAGGGCGTGGCGTTGCTGCGTCCAAGGGGCAGCCGCAGTTTTGTACCGCCAGCAAATGGCTGCGCGCGCCGATGGGCGGATTGTTTCGCAGTCTGAAATCCGACGGTGAACTGGTCCACAAAGGGGATTTGCTCGGTGTTGTCTCTGATCCCTTTGGAGAACTGGAACGTGAGATCGAGGCACCTTTCAGCGGTATCATTGTCGGGCGCGCGGTCTTGCCGATTGTGAACGAAGGCGATGCGGTGTTCCATCTCGCACGGGTTCGGTCAGTAGAACAGGCCGAGGACGCGATGGATGAACATTCAACACAGCTGGCCGACGATCCAATGTTTGATGAGGATGAAATCATCTGA
- a CDS encoding beta-ketoacyl-ACP synthase, whose protein sequence is MTNLPGANNIGISHSTLVSCLGRGHAAHVTALRNGTSGLRAEHHLDLPFSCFLGEVDDLADLRFPVELSAYDNRANRLALAALGSDGFDQAALATREKWGALRCGIVIGTSTAGVEMLERVYRARDDDAPMPKSYSMRHHDSQQAVAAFLQDYLDFQGPSYSISTACSSSAKALVDAYQLIEAGLCDAVLVGGVDSLCLTSLNGFESLELISRSPCKPCDSNRDGLSIGEAAAFLIVERDSKNGIRMSGFGESSDGTNMSTPPEDGAGAATAIRQALQRAGLTAGDIDYVNLHGTATVVNDAAEAQAVSSAIGAQVPASSLKGAIGHTLGAAGAAEAVLCLYALEHGIIPGNPGLEKLDPKALPNVAAQCRNAPLKHVVSNSFGFGGSNCALVLSR, encoded by the coding sequence ATGACGAATTTACCAGGTGCCAATAATATCGGCATTTCCCATAGCACGCTTGTGTCCTGCCTGGGTCGCGGACATGCCGCCCATGTGACGGCGCTGCGTAATGGCACCTCCGGGTTGCGCGCAGAGCATCATCTGGACCTGCCCTTCAGTTGTTTTCTCGGTGAAGTTGATGACCTGGCCGACCTCCGCTTTCCGGTTGAGCTGAGCGCCTATGACAATCGAGCCAACCGCCTGGCCCTGGCCGCACTGGGAAGCGATGGCTTTGATCAGGCTGCACTGGCAACGAGGGAAAAATGGGGCGCGCTACGCTGTGGCATCGTCATAGGCACCTCCACCGCGGGCGTTGAGATGCTGGAACGTGTTTATCGCGCGCGGGATGACGACGCTCCAATGCCCAAAAGCTATTCGATGCGCCATCATGACAGCCAACAGGCTGTTGCGGCTTTTCTGCAGGACTATCTGGATTTCCAGGGTCCAAGCTATTCGATTTCAACCGCCTGCTCCTCCTCCGCAAAGGCGCTGGTTGACGCCTATCAACTCATCGAAGCCGGTCTTTGTGATGCGGTGCTGGTTGGCGGTGTCGACAGTCTCTGCCTGACTTCGCTCAATGGGTTTGAGTCCCTGGAACTGATCTCACGCAGCCCCTGTAAACCCTGTGACAGCAACCGTGATGGCCTGTCCATCGGCGAGGCCGCAGCCTTTTTGATCGTCGAACGTGACAGTAAAAACGGCATCCGGATGAGCGGTTTTGGCGAAAGCTCGGATGGAACCAATATGTCCACCCCTCCCGAAGACGGGGCCGGGGCCGCCACAGCAATCCGTCAGGCGCTCCAACGTGCCGGCCTCACAGCGGGCGATATCGACTACGTCAATCTGCATGGCACCGCCACGGTTGTGAATGACGCGGCCGAAGCTCAGGCCGTCAGCTCTGCGATCGGCGCGCAGGTCCCCGCCTCCTCTCTGAAAGGCGCCATTGGCCATACCCTGGGCGCCGCTGGTGCCGCCGAGGCGGTGTTGTGTCTCTACGCGCTGGAACACGGCATCATTCCCGGCAACCCCGGCCTCGAAAAACTGGATCCCAAGGCCCTACCAAACGTCGCCGCACAATGCCGCAACGCACCTTTGAAACATGTGGTCAGCAACTCATTTGGCTTTGGCGGCTCCAACTGCGCATTGGTGCTAAGCCGATGA
- a CDS encoding RimK/LysX family protein, giving the protein MVDAIEKLEMRCMLIVGWRERVDLPLLGLRNLKAKIDTGARTSALHATDIVSFERDGVPWVKFHTRFDDDALDTDVECPIFDQRDIRNTSGIPQSRIIIRTKFRIGSRLWKIDLSLTERSDMKFRMIVGRTALRRHNILVDPSKSNLTTPVSAQHSDERSSPS; this is encoded by the coding sequence ATGGTGGATGCGATAGAGAAACTGGAGATGCGTTGTATGCTCATTGTTGGCTGGCGGGAGCGTGTCGATCTGCCGCTTCTGGGTCTCAGAAACCTCAAAGCAAAAATAGACACCGGGGCGCGTACATCTGCCCTGCATGCGACCGATATCGTGAGCTTTGAACGCGATGGCGTCCCTTGGGTCAAGTTTCACACCCGGTTCGATGATGACGCGCTGGATACGGATGTGGAATGCCCGATTTTCGACCAACGGGATATTCGCAACACCAGTGGCATCCCGCAGTCCCGTATCATCATTCGAACCAAGTTTCGGATTGGCAGCCGCCTGTGGAAGATCGATCTGTCGCTGACTGAGCGCTCAGACATGAAGTTTCGAATGATTGTCGGACGCACCGCTTTGCGGCGACACAATATCCTTGTCGATCCCAGCAAAAGCAATCTGACGACGCCAGTTTCGGCCCAACACTCTGATGAAAGGAGCTCGCCTTCATGA
- a CDS encoding NAD kinase: MTMRIAFLASDAPVAQTACDTLVKLHGNAPPENADVIVALGGDGFMLKTLHEAVDLALPVYGMNRGTVGFLMNEYHEDGLLARLEAAEEEIINPLSMTAMDRDGAVHKALAINEVSLLRAGPQAARLKISVDGRQRLAELVCDGALVSTPAGSTAYNYSAHGPILPIGSDVLALTAIAAFRPRRWQGALLPSGAKVRFDVLEADKRPVMADADSISCPDIQWVEIQTEPSIRHKILFDPGHGLEERLISEQFT; encoded by the coding sequence GTGACAATGAGAATCGCCTTCTTGGCCAGTGATGCCCCCGTGGCGCAAACGGCCTGTGACACCCTGGTCAAATTGCACGGCAATGCGCCGCCGGAAAATGCCGATGTGATTGTGGCGCTTGGCGGGGACGGCTTTATGCTGAAAACCCTGCACGAGGCGGTTGATCTGGCCTTGCCGGTCTATGGTATGAACCGGGGCACGGTTGGGTTTTTGATGAATGAATACCATGAGGATGGTCTGCTTGCCCGGCTTGAGGCGGCAGAGGAAGAAATTATCAACCCATTGTCGATGACTGCGATGGACCGCGATGGGGCCGTCCACAAGGCCTTGGCGATTAATGAGGTTTCCCTGTTGCGGGCGGGCCCGCAGGCGGCGCGGCTGAAGATATCGGTCGACGGGCGCCAAAGACTGGCAGAGCTGGTCTGTGACGGGGCGCTGGTCTCTACGCCGGCGGGATCCACCGCCTATAACTATTCCGCCCATGGGCCGATCCTGCCGATTGGCTCGGATGTGCTGGCCTTGACAGCAATTGCGGCTTTTCGACCGCGTCGCTGGCAGGGGGCGTTGCTGCCCAGCGGTGCCAAAGTGCGCTTTGACGTGCTGGAAGCAGACAAGCGCCCGGTTATGGCGGATGCGGATTCTATCTCCTGCCCGGATATTCAGTGGGTCGAAATTCAGACCGAACCCAGCATCCGCCACAAGATTCTGTTTGACCCAGGCCATGGCCTGGAGGAACGCCTCATCTCCGAGCAGTTCACCTGA